One region of Candidatus Peribacteraceae bacterium genomic DNA includes:
- a CDS encoding phBC6A51 family helix-turn-helix protein produces the protein MTNRHATRKAVIDARKAQEQATLLEQLRKLPIVQVVCEKAGVSRATYYRWRKEDPAFASSADEALHDGTALVSDMAESQLLSQIRDGNLGAVMYWLKHRNPNYNNKLEVTARLKHETDQLTPEQEAAITEALRLASFTEDEPSDSFSSLPPSSHGETPENTIG, from the coding sequence ATGACGAACCGGCATGCAACCCGCAAGGCTGTCATTGACGCACGGAAGGCGCAGGAACAGGCCACCCTCCTCGAACAGCTGAGAAAGCTCCCCATCGTCCAGGTTGTCTGTGAAAAGGCAGGCGTCAGCCGCGCCACGTACTACCGCTGGCGAAAGGAAGACCCCGCTTTCGCCTCCTCCGCAGACGAGGCACTCCATGATGGCACGGCTCTCGTCTCCGACATGGCAGAGAGCCAACTCCTCTCCCAGATCCGGGACGGCAACCTCGGCGCCGTCATGTACTGGCTCAAGCACCGAAACCCCAACTACAACAACAAGCTTGAGGTGACGGCACGTCTCAAACATGAGACAGACCAGCTCACCCCCGAGCAGGAGGCCGCGATCACAGAGGCGCTACGGCTCGCATCGTTCACCGAAGATGAACCTTCAGATTCCTTTTCTTCCCTTCCCCCCTCTTCCCATGGAGAAACCCCGGAAAACACCATCGGCTAA
- a CDS encoding response regulator gives MNDVGAREESHRHILLLADTDSSQSELLRQFVNKRADIDIRLAHGTQQVKEMVDREPPVLLLLAVDWSKTEGPDALQYVRSKGHTFPVITLSYALSDQEQRHCHELGATACLDKNKLNLETLWGEMKKYIPSEDLHG, from the coding sequence ATGAATGATGTAGGAGCCAGAGAGGAATCCCATCGGCACATCCTCCTTCTCGCCGATACTGATTCCTCCCAGTCGGAACTCCTCCGGCAGTTCGTGAACAAACGTGCTGACATAGATATCCGCCTTGCTCATGGAACGCAGCAGGTGAAAGAGATGGTCGATAGGGAACCGCCGGTTTTGCTGCTCCTCGCCGTCGACTGGTCGAAAACGGAAGGACCTGATGCCCTCCAGTATGTCCGCAGTAAAGGCCATACGTTCCCTGTCATCACACTTTCCTACGCACTCTCCGACCAGGAACAGCGCCATTGCCATGAGCTTGGGGCGACAGCCTGCCTGGACAAGAACAAGCTGAATCTTGAAACGTTGTGGGGGGAGATGAAGAAGTACATCCCTTCGGAGGACTTGCACGGGTGA
- a CDS encoding class I SAM-dependent methyltransferase, which translates to METIHRNYRGKEYDYQTDQGVIGRDYYKDHLVSQLHDYVLPLVDDSGNGIAVLDMATGHGYSAVIMADYYRDRVAKVVAYDINPCAVEMAHRNASRHACERIIDFRVGTLYEPLHAGERFDLVLSALPPIPVTTEQLSQMPKDVQSHHWVASTAGSTGRDLLDAMIKGAPPYLRGNGIIATATADFQNAIRHTCAVMEENGFQPWRAGEPKEQEIRNTKLTALAKENILKLGYTFSKNRNGEEIFFIETYVGKKMPVDIH; encoded by the coding sequence ATGGAAACCATTCACCGGAACTATCGTGGCAAAGAGTACGATTACCAAACCGACCAAGGAGTCATTGGCAGAGATTACTATAAAGACCATCTGGTCTCCCAGTTGCACGACTATGTACTCCCCCTCGTCGATGACTCGGGAAACGGTATCGCCGTCCTAGATATGGCCACCGGCCACGGCTATTCCGCAGTCATCATGGCGGATTACTATCGAGACCGTGTCGCCAAAGTCGTCGCCTATGACATCAATCCGTGCGCAGTAGAGATGGCACATAGGAACGCGTCGCGGCATGCCTGCGAGCGTATTATCGACTTCCGCGTCGGTACGCTGTACGAGCCTCTCCATGCTGGCGAGCGATTCGATCTGGTCCTCTCAGCCCTTCCGCCCATTCCCGTCACCACCGAGCAATTGTCGCAAATGCCGAAGGATGTGCAATCGCACCACTGGGTGGCGAGCACCGCCGGCTCCACTGGTCGTGATCTCCTCGATGCCATGATCAAGGGGGCACCGCCCTATCTGCGCGGGAATGGAATCATCGCGACGGCAACTGCGGATTTCCAGAACGCGATACGCCACACCTGCGCCGTCATGGAAGAGAATGGTTTCCAGCCGTGGCGTGCCGGAGAGCCGAAGGAGCAGGAAATCCGGAACACGAAACTGACTGCCCTGGCGAAAGAGAACATCCTGAAGCTGGGATATACGTTCTCCAAAAACCGCAACGGAGAGGAGATCTTTTTCATCGAGACGTATGTTGGCAAGAAAATGCCCGTTGACATTCACTGA
- a CDS encoding SET domain-containing protein has translation MPSKSPFIGSHHPATGGKPLVETDRIPDAIAMLLIDTYLAPSKIEGIGLFAKEPISKGTKVWEFTPGFDLELSPEEVDRLAAGCRERILNYAYFNAQKMRHILCSDDARFMNHSEEPNVIDVGFGNGDGKEGESFAARDIDPDEELTEDYRTYDQSGSILR, from the coding sequence GTGCCGTCGAAGAGCCCGTTCATCGGCAGTCACCATCCGGCAACGGGCGGAAAACCGTTGGTGGAAACGGATCGCATTCCTGATGCCATCGCCATGCTCCTGATCGATACATATTTGGCTCCGAGCAAGATCGAGGGAATCGGCCTCTTCGCAAAGGAACCGATTTCGAAGGGAACGAAGGTATGGGAGTTCACTCCCGGCTTCGATTTGGAACTCTCACCGGAAGAGGTCGATAGGCTGGCAGCAGGTTGTCGTGAGAGGATATTGAATTATGCCTATTTCAATGCACAGAAGATGCGACATATCCTCTGCTCGGATGACGCGCGGTTTATGAATCACAGCGAAGAGCCGAATGTCATCGATGTTGGGTTCGGCAACGGAGACGGCAAGGAGGGGGAATCATTCGCTGCACGGGATATTGATCCCGACGAGGAGTTGACGGAGGATTATCGGACGTACGACCAGAGTGGAAGCATCTTGCGCTGA
- a CDS encoding HAMP domain-containing sensor histidine kinase translates to MSPVSVASASSGKRPPRLGGGWVALGVVLISIAVSCGMTYVLYGSMQRVFRAGLDERLMGLASVASTSFDPAELDQIEGEESVDTPAYERAVLQLQRIRSQTANIRYAYILRRTDDPNTMEFVADADSLHPDQEVDLNGDGVINDEDALTYPGDPYDVSEFPEFRRDAFVRSFVDPEFTVSQWGLFLAGTAPIRYIDDPQRSTGYAIGLDMSVSHFWALLQRIFIPFIGFALFLIALIGLQAFAIHKLWKRQVTQMAEIDRQKDELISIVSHQLASPISSIQWSMQDMLDGEFGELSDALKKHLQEDMKVTGNLLDLAGLLLDVSRIELGRLKMNKQKQSLSEFFQEIIVVIENKAKEKGITFSYSLPKTLPEGTFDKRLTHMTVENLLSNAVKYTPVSGTVNLKVEMRGNILSCTVKDSGIGIPKKDQAQLFGKLFRASNVQNVDGNGFGLYVAKGAVEQQGGKIRFESEEGKGTTFFVELPV, encoded by the coding sequence ATGTCCCCGGTAAGCGTCGCATCTGCGAGTTCCGGCAAGCGTCCACCGCGCCTCGGCGGCGGCTGGGTGGCTTTGGGGGTCGTTCTGATCTCCATAGCCGTATCGTGCGGCATGACGTACGTCCTGTACGGTTCGATGCAGCGCGTGTTTCGGGCGGGACTGGATGAGCGTCTCATGGGGCTCGCCTCTGTTGCTTCCACAAGCTTCGATCCTGCCGAACTGGACCAAATCGAGGGTGAGGAAAGTGTGGATACACCCGCCTACGAACGCGCAGTACTCCAGCTTCAGCGCATCCGTTCGCAGACTGCCAATATCCGCTACGCTTACATCCTGCGACGCACGGATGATCCGAATACAATGGAATTCGTCGCGGATGCCGATTCACTCCATCCAGACCAAGAAGTTGATCTCAATGGAGACGGGGTCATCAATGACGAGGATGCCCTCACGTACCCCGGCGATCCTTATGACGTCTCTGAGTTTCCGGAGTTCCGGAGGGATGCCTTTGTGCGTTCTTTCGTCGATCCGGAATTTACGGTGAGCCAATGGGGACTCTTCCTCGCGGGGACGGCACCCATCCGTTACATCGATGACCCTCAGCGTTCGACTGGCTATGCAATCGGATTGGATATGTCTGTCTCACATTTCTGGGCATTGCTTCAGCGCATCTTCATTCCATTTATCGGTTTCGCACTATTCTTGATTGCGCTGATCGGGCTGCAGGCCTTCGCAATTCATAAGCTCTGGAAGAGACAAGTGACGCAGATGGCCGAGATCGACCGCCAGAAGGACGAACTCATCAGTATCGTCAGCCACCAGCTCGCGAGCCCGATTTCCTCGATCCAGTGGAGCATGCAAGACATGCTCGACGGGGAATTCGGCGAGCTTTCGGATGCATTGAAGAAGCACCTCCAGGAAGACATGAAAGTGACCGGCAACCTTCTCGACTTGGCGGGGCTTCTCTTGGACGTGTCCCGTATTGAGCTTGGCCGCCTCAAGATGAACAAACAGAAGCAAAGCCTCTCTGAATTTTTCCAGGAAATTATTGTCGTCATTGAGAATAAGGCCAAAGAGAAGGGCATCACCTTCTCCTACTCCCTCCCCAAGACGTTGCCGGAAGGCACGTTTGATAAGCGGTTGACACACATGACCGTCGAAAATCTCCTTTCCAATGCAGTGAAATACACGCCGGTCAGCGGGACCGTCAATCTCAAGGTGGAGATGAGGGGGAACATCCTCTCGTGCACCGTGAAGGACAGCGGCATCGGCATTCCGAAGAAGGACCAGGCACAGCTCTTCGGGAAGCTCTTCCGGGCAAGTAATGTTCAGAACGTCGATGGCAACGGCTTCGGCCTGTACGTGGCGAAGGGGGCAGTGGAGCAGCAGGGAGGTAAAATCCGTTTTGAAAGCGAGGAGGGCAAGGGCACAACATTCTTCGTGGAATTGCCCGTTTGA
- a CDS encoding HAD family phosphatase: MSPLFIFDYDGLLVNTEQLAFQAEAELLRSVGIQLTQTTFDECLGMPVRTVMETYRRQYHLKKSAEELMCSRNQAMERLMADRLELMPGARELIEFLRNLGWELAIASSGTKDYIMRGITKMGIRDSFDVLVSVDEVQKGKPSPDLVLEALKRAGNKPETAVMADDAPKGIAAANAAGVYSIAIPARGHAWTDFQNASAIFQDLNALLAFLQVAHGSGLPPVP; encoded by the coding sequence ATGTCACCTCTCTTCATCTTCGATTACGACGGGCTCTTGGTGAATACCGAACAGTTGGCGTTCCAGGCGGAAGCGGAACTGCTCCGTTCTGTTGGCATCCAACTCACTCAAACAACATTTGATGAATGCCTCGGCATGCCCGTCCGCACCGTCATGGAAACTTACAGACGGCAGTATCACCTGAAGAAAAGCGCGGAAGAGCTTATGTGCTCGAGGAACCAGGCAATGGAGCGCCTGATGGCTGATAGGCTGGAGCTAATGCCGGGAGCGCGAGAGCTTATCGAGTTTCTGAGGAATCTGGGATGGGAACTTGCCATCGCTTCTTCGGGAACGAAGGATTACATCATGCGGGGTATTACAAAAATGGGAATCCGGGACAGCTTTGATGTCCTCGTATCCGTGGACGAGGTGCAGAAGGGAAAACCATCCCCGGATCTCGTTTTGGAAGCATTGAAAAGAGCCGGAAACAAACCTGAGACCGCTGTGATGGCGGATGATGCCCCCAAGGGGATCGCGGCAGCCAACGCGGCTGGTGTGTATTCCATCGCGATACCGGCACGCGGTCATGCATGGACCGATTTTCAGAACGCGTCCGCCATCTTCCAAGACCTGAACGCGCTACTCGCCTTCTTGCAAGTCGCACATGGCTCCGGACTCCCCCCTGTTCCATGA
- a CDS encoding site-specific DNA-methyltransferase, translating to MTKLQITTGTILKLGEHVLGCGDAMDAAFVTQVIGKAKVRQILTDPPYGIDYVASKEDFAGRKTRHAPIENDHLQSDAEYRTFTKKWLEAVKQHLAPKNTIYCFNCDRMVFALREGMQEAGFRFSQLLVWVKTQPIAGRLDHHPQHELIAYGWHGSHERIRCADRTVLVHPKPHRSTLHPTCKPVALLRRLVLNGTRTGDIVYDPFLGSGSTLLACQETSRRCIGLELSPAYCRVICDRFERATGIGAKVISSPSRP from the coding sequence ATGACGAAGCTCCAGATCACCACCGGCACGATCCTCAAGCTTGGAGAGCACGTTCTTGGGTGCGGGGATGCCATGGATGCGGCATTTGTGACGCAAGTCATCGGCAAGGCGAAGGTGCGCCAAATCCTCACGGACCCTCCCTACGGCATCGATTACGTCGCCTCCAAGGAGGACTTCGCGGGCAGGAAGACCCGCCACGCACCCATTGAAAACGACCACCTCCAGTCCGATGCGGAGTATCGCACCTTCACGAAGAAGTGGCTGGAGGCGGTGAAGCAGCACCTTGCACCGAAGAACACGATCTACTGCTTCAACTGCGACCGGATGGTCTTTGCCCTCAGGGAGGGCATGCAGGAGGCCGGGTTCCGTTTCTCACAGCTCCTCGTGTGGGTGAAGACCCAGCCCATCGCGGGAAGGCTCGATCACCACCCGCAGCACGAACTCATCGCCTATGGGTGGCACGGCTCCCACGAGCGCATCCGCTGCGCTGACCGAACCGTTCTTGTGCATCCAAAGCCACACCGAAGCACCCTGCACCCCACCTGCAAGCCCGTGGCGCTCCTGCGTCGGCTCGTCCTCAACGGGACGCGCACTGGGGACATCGTCTACGACCCCTTCCTCGGATCCGGGTCGACTCTGTTGGCGTGTCAGGAGACGTCGCGGCGCTGCATTGGCCTGGAGCTTTCTCCCGCGTACTGCAGGGTCATCTGTGACCGCTTTGAAAGGGCAACGGGGATCGGCGCGAAGGTTATCTCTTCCCCCTCCCGCCCATGA
- a CDS encoding EamA family transporter, whose translation MSQQNPEVTMKTATLFCTLAMLFYALEIALTDWKLANISPRLLTLFYAIGVAVCAAVTLSIGHEKIRMPEGNQWLFVFLMIVASFIAAETHFAALNSQSGAVTLTMFYCLMPVAASFYMAIFKWELPNVRVILAWLVAAFALYLLSTGEK comes from the coding sequence ATGTCGCAGCAAAACCCGGAGGTTACGATGAAAACTGCAACCCTATTCTGCACGCTTGCGATGCTTTTCTACGCCCTTGAGATCGCTCTCACGGACTGGAAGCTCGCGAACATCTCCCCGCGGCTCCTTACGCTCTTTTACGCAATCGGAGTCGCCGTGTGCGCCGCCGTCACGCTGTCAATCGGTCATGAGAAAATCCGAATGCCTGAAGGCAACCAATGGCTCTTCGTGTTTCTCATGATTGTCGCGTCCTTCATCGCGGCGGAGACGCATTTCGCGGCTCTGAACAGCCAGTCGGGTGCGGTCACGCTCACGATGTTCTACTGTCTCATGCCTGTCGCGGCGAGTTTCTACATGGCGATCTTCAAGTGGGAACTCCCGAATGTCCGCGTCATACTCGCATGGCTCGTTGCAGCTTTCGCCCTCTATCTCCTCAGTACGGGGGAAAAGTAG
- a CDS encoding aminotransferase class III-fold pyridoxal phosphate-dependent enzyme: protein MKFEATYAPAATEFQDGISFLRSDGMLTLTTDLRNRYIGMCNGGEQTPSSFLAKNLIPHTGCEPTAAYGAVVETKDGPILDMASQTVNTVLGQNDIWVLANINAFNLSGYPSFLSSRFTNAYAKLLAEKISSIGGIADARVNHRLCSGAAAIESLLTNAWNYCCTKYGDDASRKMVGSFKGGFHGQTGNAGKISWIQKGLKLPFQTAGSDQGKVMFFETPTTASFDHHEVLSDGEVEIMEQIRQHREELFLVIIEPLLMNYGVVTPSPPFFQSLRETCAECDIPLAFDEVQTAFGWLGTMSAAEKLGVAPDMLAVSKGLTGGYGPLAASICSTKFSQESGTGESTNGSDLRAMVAAKAVLERLTGIQWKDIPACLPVSLAEELHDGLLRRVPEKAKGLRTRLRELTEKYENIAGALRGDGLICGLPLLDKSGQPSPALAAAVYRDLISRGVFARASHDALIIKPPLVITESEIDFAIEQLENSLKKFSAHPLC from the coding sequence ATGAAATTCGAGGCCACATACGCACCGGCTGCCACCGAATTCCAAGACGGAATTTCATTCCTCCGTTCTGATGGAATGCTCACGCTCACTACGGATCTGAGAAATAGGTATATCGGCATGTGCAACGGCGGAGAACAGACGCCATCGTCCTTTCTTGCAAAGAATCTGATTCCGCATACCGGCTGTGAACCCACTGCAGCATACGGAGCGGTCGTCGAGACCAAGGATGGACCCATCCTCGACATGGCGTCGCAAACGGTGAACACGGTACTGGGACAGAATGACATTTGGGTTCTTGCAAACATCAACGCTTTCAACCTGAGCGGATATCCTTCCTTCCTCAGTTCAAGGTTCACGAATGCCTACGCGAAATTGCTCGCGGAAAAGATTTCCTCGATTGGAGGCATTGCCGACGCCCGCGTAAACCATCGTCTGTGCTCCGGTGCGGCAGCAATCGAATCACTTCTCACGAACGCATGGAATTACTGTTGCACGAAATACGGGGACGATGCTTCCAGAAAGATGGTGGGTTCTTTCAAGGGCGGTTTCCACGGACAAACAGGGAACGCCGGTAAGATTTCATGGATACAGAAAGGACTGAAACTTCCTTTTCAAACTGCCGGGTCGGACCAGGGAAAGGTGATGTTCTTCGAAACGCCGACAACGGCTAGCTTCGACCATCATGAGGTTCTGTCGGACGGTGAAGTGGAAATCATGGAGCAGATCAGGCAGCACAGGGAAGAACTTTTTCTTGTCATCATCGAGCCTCTCCTCATGAATTACGGAGTAGTCACTCCCTCTCCTCCCTTCTTTCAGTCGTTACGAGAGACATGCGCAGAATGCGATATTCCTTTGGCCTTTGACGAAGTGCAAACCGCTTTCGGCTGGCTTGGAACGATGTCGGCGGCGGAGAAACTGGGCGTGGCCCCCGATATGCTCGCCGTTTCCAAAGGGCTGACGGGGGGATACGGCCCTCTCGCTGCTTCTATCTGCAGCACAAAGTTCTCCCAGGAGAGCGGTACAGGGGAGAGCACGAACGGAAGCGATCTCCGTGCGATGGTCGCCGCAAAGGCCGTGCTCGAAAGGCTCACGGGCATACAATGGAAGGACATCCCCGCTTGCCTTCCAGTTTCTCTCGCGGAAGAACTGCATGATGGTCTGTTGCGCCGGGTGCCGGAAAAAGCGAAAGGTTTGCGCACGCGGCTCCGCGAGCTTACTGAAAAATATGAGAATATCGCAGGTGCGCTCAGAGGTGACGGCCTCATTTGCGGACTGCCGCTGCTAGATAAATCAGGACAGCCTTCACCGGCGCTTGCGGCGGCCGTGTACCGCGATCTGATCTCGAGAGGCGTTTTTGCGAGGGCATCGCACGATGCCCTCATCATCAAACCACCCCTCGTCATTACGGAATCAGAAATCGACTTTGCAATAGAGCAACTGGAAAACAGCCTGAAGAAATTCTCCGCCCATCCTCTCTGCTGA
- a CDS encoding methyltransferase domain-containing protein has translation MPNLLALQRDSSPDVHSLREWGQIEDPGEVQRVLDRIQATTHLDVYKCAELYELAYPGYEGDLDYYLEKGVNGHVLYLGVGAGRIFSHLAQENPDAIGIDNSPEMLELLRRRHPHVQNRQVMLADAVTEQFPESHFDSVVAPYSFLQVVEEKQLSPLLKNVHRSLKPGGQFHTDTFSPYLIPFQKPGLEASIRRIGMDTRVAIFVLYDHLKQAMKEMALICRDGDEKMTEMDLQYYFPRELIAAMEDAGFEDVKVSGGYQGEPFNPIENEVLVYEARRAVEEPVHRQSPSGNGRKTVGGNGSHS, from the coding sequence ATGCCTAACCTTCTCGCTCTCCAACGCGATTCATCTCCGGATGTGCATTCCCTTCGGGAGTGGGGACAGATCGAAGATCCGGGAGAGGTGCAAAGAGTGCTTGATCGCATACAAGCCACTACCCACCTCGACGTCTACAAGTGCGCTGAATTGTACGAGCTTGCCTATCCGGGATACGAAGGTGATCTGGATTATTACCTTGAAAAGGGAGTGAACGGGCACGTCTTATATCTGGGCGTTGGTGCCGGACGTATTTTTTCACATCTCGCTCAGGAGAATCCCGATGCAATCGGGATTGATAATTCCCCGGAGATGCTCGAGCTCCTCCGCCGCAGGCATCCGCATGTGCAAAACAGGCAAGTCATGTTGGCCGATGCGGTCACAGAGCAATTTCCCGAATCACATTTCGATTCCGTGGTTGCTCCCTATTCATTCTTACAGGTTGTGGAGGAGAAACAACTTTCACCACTGCTGAAGAATGTCCACAGAAGCCTCAAGCCCGGCGGCCAGTTCCATACGGACACCTTTTCGCCCTATCTCATCCCTTTCCAAAAGCCGGGGCTGGAAGCGAGTATCCGCCGCATCGGCATGGACACGCGCGTTGCGATATTCGTCCTCTACGATCACTTGAAACAAGCCATGAAAGAGATGGCGCTGATTTGCCGGGACGGAGATGAGAAGATGACCGAAATGGATCTGCAATATTACTTCCCCCGTGAGCTTATCGCAGCCATGGAAGATGCGGGTTTCGAGGATGTGAAAGTGTCCGGTGGGTATCAGGGTGAACCTTTCAATCCTATCGAGAACGAAGTGCTGGTCTACGAGGCGCGGCGTGCCGTCGAAGAGCCCGTTCATCGGCAGTCACCATCCGGCAACGGGCGGAAAACCGTTGGTGGAAACGGATCGCATTCCTGA
- a CDS encoding response regulator gives MPAVTQARKVLVVDDDQTLNGSLQRKFQKLGFNAEGVFDGEQAINRMGKDLFACILLDLKMPIKDGFDVLQEKDKTLNANTPTFVLTSLDEEQCRRARELGARETFDKMHMSPMQVAEEVERELVVA, from the coding sequence ATGCCTGCCGTCACTCAAGCAAGAAAAGTCCTTGTGGTGGATGATGATCAGACTCTTAACGGCTCCTTGCAGCGAAAATTCCAGAAATTGGGGTTTAATGCGGAAGGTGTTTTCGACGGAGAACAGGCGATCAATCGCATGGGCAAAGATCTCTTTGCTTGTATTCTCCTTGATTTGAAGATGCCGATCAAAGACGGTTTTGATGTGTTGCAGGAGAAGGACAAAACATTGAATGCCAATACCCCGACATTCGTACTCACGTCACTCGACGAAGAACAGTGCCGACGCGCGCGGGAACTCGGAGCGAGAGAGACCTTCGACAAGATGCACATGTCCCCCATGCAGGTAGCCGAGGAAGTAGAGAGGGAACTCGTGGTGGCATAG
- a CDS encoding response regulator, producing MAPDTNTKKQILVVEDDKNMNDSLQRKFQGLGCETEGCFDGEQALIKMGEKTYDGIMMDLMMPIKDGFAVLAKKSTTKNPTTPVYVLTTLGEEKCELARELGAKMTFIKSQMTAAQVIEEVKKDMGL from the coding sequence ATGGCTCCCGACACCAATACCAAGAAGCAGATCCTTGTCGTCGAAGACGATAAGAACATGAATGACTCCCTCCAGCGGAAGTTTCAGGGTCTCGGCTGTGAGACCGAGGGGTGTTTCGACGGGGAGCAGGCGCTGATCAAGATGGGCGAAAAGACCTACGATGGAATCATGATGGATCTCATGATGCCGATCAAAGACGGTTTCGCCGTATTGGCGAAGAAAAGCACCACTAAGAACCCCACGACGCCTGTCTACGTATTGACGACTCTGGGGGAGGAAAAGTGCGAACTTGCCCGAGAATTGGGCGCAAAGATGACGTTCATCAAGTCCCAAATGACCGCCGCGCAGGTTATCGAGGAGGTGAAAAAGGATATGGGACTGTGA
- a CDS encoding DNA modification methylase, translating to MAQHRRRKKRGSGIPSKAPLDLQIVWVPIGALHPAAYNPRTHSPGQEEQLIESIKRFSVVEPIVVNGARNRKNIVIGGHFRLEVLRKLGYRTVPVVYVHIPSLEREKELNLRLNRNTGEWDWEVLKTFDSDILLDVGFTADELASAWDGLLETEDDHFDVEKELQKIKKPKTRIGDMWAIGPHRLICGDSQDPAVVRRLMGKDAASMLYIDPPFNIGLDYSKGVSQRKAYGGKTNDRKNEEDYRSFLKAILGNALAAGKKDLHCFFWCDENWTWLIQELYRELGVTHRRLCAWVKGNFSLTPGIAFNKAMEIAVYGTVGTPHLAPTPTNLSEILDKEVGAGTRQIDDILSLFQIWACQRLHSTEYQHPTQKPPTLHEKPLRRCSKPGDIILDLTAGSGSTMVACHQMKRRAFLCDVEPIFCDLILERAKALGLTPSPLKK from the coding sequence ATGGCACAACATCGCCGCAGAAAGAAAAGAGGCTCAGGTATCCCCAGCAAAGCCCCGCTGGATCTCCAGATCGTCTGGGTTCCGATCGGTGCCCTGCATCCCGCCGCCTACAATCCGAGGACACATAGCCCGGGACAAGAGGAGCAGTTGATCGAAAGTATCAAGCGCTTCTCCGTTGTCGAGCCCATCGTCGTCAATGGGGCGCGAAATCGAAAGAACATCGTCATTGGAGGCCACTTCCGCCTCGAGGTGCTGCGGAAACTCGGGTACCGGACCGTCCCCGTGGTCTACGTCCACATTCCCTCCCTTGAGCGGGAGAAGGAGCTGAATCTGCGGCTCAATAGGAATACGGGGGAGTGGGACTGGGAGGTGCTGAAGACCTTCGACTCGGACATCCTCCTCGACGTCGGCTTCACCGCGGATGAACTTGCGAGCGCATGGGACGGGCTCCTTGAAACGGAGGACGACCACTTCGACGTGGAGAAGGAGCTGCAGAAGATCAAGAAGCCGAAAACGCGGATCGGGGACATGTGGGCAATCGGCCCCCACCGCCTCATCTGCGGAGATAGCCAAGATCCGGCAGTCGTCCGGCGTCTCATGGGGAAGGATGCGGCCTCCATGCTCTACATCGATCCGCCTTTCAATATCGGCCTCGACTACAGCAAAGGTGTCAGCCAGCGCAAGGCGTATGGGGGCAAGACGAACGACCGCAAGAACGAGGAGGACTACCGCTCATTCCTCAAGGCCATCCTCGGCAACGCCCTCGCGGCGGGGAAGAAGGATCTCCACTGCTTCTTCTGGTGCGATGAGAACTGGACGTGGCTCATACAGGAACTTTACCGGGAGCTTGGGGTCACACACCGGAGGCTCTGCGCGTGGGTGAAGGGGAACTTCTCCCTCACGCCCGGCATCGCCTTCAACAAGGCCATGGAGATCGCCGTGTACGGGACCGTGGGGACGCCCCACCTCGCCCCGACCCCCACCAACCTCTCCGAGATCCTCGACAAAGAAGTGGGGGCGGGTACCCGCCAGATCGATGACATCCTCTCCCTCTTCCAGATCTGGGCATGCCAGAGGCTCCATTCCACGGAGTACCAGCACCCGACCCAGAAACCTCCGACGCTCCACGAGAAGCCTCTTCGTCGCTGCTCAAAGCCCGGTGACATCATCCTAGACCTCACGGCGGGGAGCGGCTCCACGATGGTGGCATGCCACCAGATGAAGCGGAGGGCGTTCCTCTGCGATGTTGAACCCATTTTCTGTGACCTCATCCTGGAGAGAGCGAAGGCGCTTGGTCTTACCCCCTCCCCCCTCAAGAAATGA